In the Candidatus Krumholzibacteriia bacterium genome, TGCCCGAGGGCATCACCTCCGAGCTCGGCGGCCAGAACGCCGAGATGGACACGTCCTTCTCCAGCCTGCGCTTCGCGATCGCACTGGCCATCTTCCTCGTGTACCTGGTGATGGCCTCGACCTTCGAGAGCTTCCTGCATCCCTTCCTGGTGCTCTTCACGATTCCGCTCGCGCTCGTCGGTGTCGTCGCCGGACTGCTGCTGACCAACACGACGATCTCGGTGATCGTACTGATCGGCACCGTGATGCTCGTCGGGATCGTCGTGAACAACGCGATCGTCCTGATCGACACGATCAACCGCTACCGGCGGCTCGGCATGGACAAGGCCGAT is a window encoding:
- a CDS encoding efflux RND transporter permease subunit, which translates into the protein PEGITSELGGQNAEMDTSFSSLRFAIALAIFLVYLVMASTFESFLHPFLVLFTIPLALVGVVAGLLLTNTTISVIVLIGTVMLVGIVVNNAIVLIDTINRYRRLGMDKADAVVRAGHVRLRPILMTTLTTVLGLLPMALAWGDGAELRAPLAITVASGLTLSTLLTLVVIPAAYALVPSKVSHLQDEALVEEASV